The genomic DNA CTCAGCCCCCCAAACTCTGCTATCCCCCTCCCACGCCACCCCACCACCCCATTAAACCTCACACCCCACAGCCCGATCCCCACAGTCCCACCTGCACCCCTTTAACCCTTTCCTAGCCACTCGGGTGGGGGGACCGAGCACCCcgttttcccctttccaggaggagctggaggcttTCCCGCTGGGAAGCGTGCAGGGATGCTCCTCCGGGCTGGACAACACGGTGCTGGCTGTCAGCGTCCAGGAGAGGAACCCGCCGAGAACCAGTGTGCTGCTCTTCCAGTGCGAGCGGCTGGGGGTGAGCCCTGAGGGGGGAGGAATGGGGGGCAGCCCCCCGGAACGGGGCGCTGATGGCAGCGGGTCCGTGCCAGGCAGAGACTCTGAagagcagcctggagaaggtgctgaggcagaggaaggaggagcagagcGATCACTACGGGCACAGGTACGGGGGGGAAGTGACTCCGGGACCCCTCCCTGGAGACTGGGCACGCAAGTCTCGCTCCGCAGAGTTGTGGTGGGTCTGGCGATGGGGTCTCCACACtgccccagtgtcccccaaaGAGTCCCTACCCTGCCTGTGGGCTCCTGAGGCTGAGGGGGGCCCtttccccagtgccccccagctcccccttccttccccagcccatgAATCCATCCCCCACCCCACCCATGGGCTCAGCCTCCTTCCTacccctcctcctccaccccatccccaggctcagtTCCCCCCTCCCACTCCTCATCCCGGTGGGCACagacccccccaccccacccgTGAGCTcagtgtcccctcggtgtcccctgggtgtctcCTGGTCCCCGTGGGCACAGCGTGTTCCCCACCCTATTTCCCATCCCGGGCTCAGACCCccgcctcctcctccctctgactcccccagccccctcccagcccatgccCCACACCCAAACCCGCCTCGCCAGGCTCggctccccctccccatccatccctgttTCCCCGGAGCAGCCCGGACACTCCACCGAGCCCGGCCCCCCCGTACCCGGCCCCGGAGCGCTGGgcagagcccccccagcccgacccccaggagcccccccaGCGCAGGCTGCTCTCCTCGGAGTACCGTGAGTGTCGGGCGGGAGAGGGAGGGACCGCgtcgtgcctcagtttccccgggAGCAGGGGGTGACGCCGGGGACACTGTAGTGTCACCAGGTGCGCCGGACCCCCCGCAGATGCCGCGGAGCCGCCCCCCCGGCCAGGCTGTGGCCGAGGTGGAGAGAGATGTTGTAAGTGACCGCCCCCCCGAGCCCTCCCCGGCTGCGGACCCCGCAGCTCCCCCCAGCACGCACCGTGCCCCTGCACCCACAGGAGATCCTCAACCACGTCCTCGGGGACCTGGAGCTCTTCATGGGCCGCCTGAAGACGGCCCTGAGCTCGGCCAGCACGAAGAAGAAGCGGAAGAAGCCAGGTAGGAAGGGaggggggtgtccctggggggctGCCGGGGGTTCTGGAGCGGCCAGGCCGGTgccagcccccagctctgcccccccAGCGCTGCCCCCAAAGGATGGGTACACGGATTTCTTCCAGAAGGTGAAATACGCCCTCAACCTCATGGTAGGTCCCGTTGGGCTGGATGGGAGCGGTTTGGGGTCGGGGGGGATGTGGGGAAGGGGCCTAAATGGGAAAGGGGGGTTGTGTGGGGATGGGGGGGGCTGTGTGGGGATGGGGGGGCTGTGTGGGGATGGGGGGCTGTGTGGGGAtgggggagctgcaggtgaaccgaggggctctgtggggatgggggTCCATGGGGATGGGGGGCTgtgtggggatggagggggctgtgtggggatgggggggctctgtggggatggagggggcTGTGTGAGGATGGGGGGGGCTGTGTGAGGATGGGGGGGGCTGTGTGGGGATGGGGGGGGCTGTGTGGGGATGGGGGGGGCTGTGTGAGGATGGGAGGCTCTGTGAGGATGGGGGGCTGTGTGAGGATGGGAGGCTCTGTGAGGATGGGGGGGCTGTGTGAGGATGGGGGGGCTGTGTGGGGATGGGGGTCCATGGGGAtgggggggctctgtggggatgggggggctctgtggggatggaggGGCCATATGGGGACAAGGCTCTATGTAGGGATGAGAGGTGTGGGTGGGCTGGGGGGGGCTGTGCGAGGATGGGGGGGCTGTGTGAGGATGGGGGGGCTGTGTGAGGAtgggggagctgcaggtgaaccgaggggctctgtggggatgggggaCCATGGGGATGGGGGGGCTGTGTGAGGATGGGGGGGCTGTGTGGGGAtgggggggctctgtggggatgggggggctctgtggggatgggggggctctgtggggatgggggggctgtgtggggatggggggctctgtggggatgggggtccatggggatggagggggctgtgtgaggatggggggctctgtggggatggggggctctgtggggatggggggctctgtggggatgggggGGCCATATGGGGACAAGGCTCTATGTAGGGATGAGAGGTGTGGGTGGGCTGGGGGGGCTGTGTGAGGATGGGGGGGCTCCCTAGGGACACCCACCCCCCCCAGGGACGGACCCACCGGGACGTGACGGAGCCCGACCCCCCCGAGCTGCTGCGCCTCATCTTCTCAGCTCTGTCCTTCGTGAGTGCCCCCGAGCGGGTCCGCACAACGTGTGGGGATCCCCCCCCGCTCCCCCATCCCGGGGGGTGCGTTTGGGGGTGCTGCTccatccccctcccccccaggtcctggcccactgccccagccccggcctgGCCCCGGGGGTGGAGAGTCCATTGCTGCTGCCGGAGGCGCTGCAATTCCTCGAGGAGAACCTGAGCGATGACGACTACGGCGTCTGGAAGAGCCTCGGCACGGCCTGGAACAAGTCCAGGTGGGGTCCAGCCCTCCGGCACCGCGGAAGGGGGGTCTGGAGCTGAGGGGGGGTCACAGCACCCACCCCGGTGTCCTCCCCGACGGCTGCAGGGCCGAGTACCCCAACAGCGCCCTGGTGCCCGCGTACACCCCGGCTTTTTCGGACGGCTGGCTGCCCCCCGTGATGGAGCAGGAACGTCACGAGGACCTCCAGGACACCGCACcgcctgcctcagtttccccaacTCTCTTGCGACacccttccctgtccctgtcccccgcACAGTCCCCGGCCACCGGCTGGAGGGACAATCCCAGCCGAGTGTAAGCGTCCGCCTGTCCCTGCGGGTGCGGAGGGTCGGGACAAGATTTGGTCCCCGGCTGGCTGCTGATGGACCCCCGCCACCTCCAGGtcccccctccctgcccaggggctgGCCCGGGCCCTGTACGACTTCCAGGCGAGGAATTCACAGGAGCTGAGCGTCAGGAAGGGGGACACGCTGCAGGTACAAACGGGGGGCTCCCTCCATGGGTGCTCGTGGGGAGGGCGAAGGTGGGACCCCGGGGAACCCCCGCCCTGccccccctgtcacccccccGTAGGTCTTGGACCAGCAGAGGAAGTGGTGGCTGGTGCAGGACGAgcggggggacaggggacacgtCCCTGGTAACATCCTGGAGCCCCTCCCGGAGCCGGGGTACAGCCCCAGACAGGTGCgtgtcccctctgcccccccTTCCCCGAGGCCCCCACCAGGATGGGGTGGCGGCGGCCACGCCGGTGTCCCCTCCCTTTGTCCCCCGCTCCAGGACAGTCCCCCCACCCTGCGACTCAGCTCCTCGCCGGCAGAGGTGACAGCCTGGCTCACGGACAAGGGCTTCTCGCGGATGTAGGTGGTCCCTTGAGCCCCCCCCCGGCTCCCAAAGCTCCATTTGGGGCTGGAGGCGAGCCCCGCTCACCCCCGGCCGCCCCCCGCAGCACGGTGCGGACCCTGGGGGTGCTGCGGGGACACGAACTGCTGCAGATGAGCCCGGCCGAGCTGCGAGGCGTCTGCCCCGAGGAGTGGCGGAGGGTCCTCTTCAAGCTGTCCCCCATCAGGACATCCCTGGGGGTGAGGGACCCCCGCCCCATGTCGGGACTACCGGCCCCAcgcccccctccccacccccggGGCTGGCGccggtgtccctgggggtgtggGACCCCCGGACTGATCCTGGGGGTTCCTGAGGGATGCCCCGGAGCCCCCCAGCCCGGGCTGCCCATGGGCCCGAGGGACCCGCACGGCCCCTCCCCATCCCGGAGCtcccccccagctctcccatccCCCTTCTCTGCAGATCGCCCCCAGGGACTGAGCCACTGTCCCCGACACGTCCCTGCTCCGGATGGAGCGTCCTGGCAACGGCGGGACCTGGCGGAGAACCCACCCCCAGGCAGAGAACCACGCCTTGACACGGGACAATGTCCCCCCAAAGCCaccagggacaccgggaccACTGCAGGGCTCCTGGGGACCCCCTCAGGGAAATGACTCTGCACCCCCAAAATGTAAAGGGATTGGTGTGGAAAATAAAAGTGACAGCAGTGAGGTGTGCAGAGTGTGGGGACAgcgacagggacaggggagggggaacagggacaggggaagggggaacagggacaggggagggggaaggaatagggacaggggagggggaaggaatagggacaggggagggggacagggacagggaggggggggaacagggacaggggagggggaacagggacaggggagggggacagggacaggggagggggacagggacaggggagggggacagggacaggggagggggacagggacaggggaggggggaacagggacaggggagggggaaagggacaggggaagggggaacagggacaggggaggggggaacagggacaggggagggggggaacagggacaggggaggggggaggggggaacagggacaggggaggggggaacagggacaggggaggggggaaagggacaggggaagggggaacagggacaggggagggggggaacagggacaggggaggggggacagggacaggggaggggggacagggacaggggaaggaGGAACAGGGAcgggagggggacaggggacaggggagggggacaggggagggaggaacaggacaggggaaggaggaacagggacaggggagggggacagggacaggggagggggaaaNNNNNNNNNNNNNTATTATCTTGGTGTGCtagggggggacagggacaggggaaggaGGAACAGGGAcggggagggggacagggacagggaggggacaggggaggaggaacagggacaggggaaggaggaacagggacaggggagggggacagggacaggggagggggaacagggacaggggagggggaagagggacaggggaacagggacaggggagggggacaggggagggaggaacagggacaggggaaggaggaacagggacaggggagggggacagggacaggggagggggacagggacaggggagggggaaacaggacaggggaggggggaacaggggagggaagggggaacagggacaggggagggggaaggaatagggacaggggaggggggacagggacaggggagggggaacagggacaggggaaggaggaacagggacaggggagggggaaCAGGGACACGGCATTTCCCGTTCCTGGTCCCCATCTTTGCGAGTCGATGGCAGTGAGGGGccccaggggacagggctgtccccagcccaccccactCAGCACCCTGGGCGGGTGGCAGGGCACCAACGCTCCCTCCCCCAGCCTTTGTCAGGGCTGCCTCATTAGAGCTCATTAGGAATGTGCTAATGAGGAGCGGGGGTGGAAGGAGGGAGGTGCAGGGCTCCTTTCCTAGAGAGAgggccctgggctgagccccaaACCAGCCATGTGGGGACTGAGCCCCCTGGGGCAGGGACCCCCCTCACCCCACACCCACCAACCCCCAGCCACAGGTGGGGGTCACCTCAGTGCCCCCCAACACCACAAGGCTCCTCAGGGGCTCAGGGTGCCACATCTAAAAAAGCACTTTATTGTCTTGGGGGGTTTCATGCCAGCGGTGCTGTCCCCCCCCCGAGGATGGGGGATGCTGGGGGGTGGGTTAGGACTCCCCCCACCCTCCGAGCCCCGTGCTGAGCTCCTACAACTTCTTGTTGCCCCACTTGGCCATCTTGTTGTTGATGGGCATCTTCTGGAAGCGGCTGGACTTCATGTAGGCAGCCACCTTCTccagagcctggggacacaggtggAGCGTCAGGGACGCCCCCAGCGCCGCAGCCCCCACCCAGGGGTGACCTCAGGGTGCCCCTGCTCACCCCAAAGCGCTCCATGAAGTCCTTGAGGTTCTTGAAGGGCTCCAGGCACTTGGGCTCAAAGATGCGGTTCTGATCCAGCACGTCGAACATGAGGAAGTCTACGAAGGTcacctggggacatcgggggggaCACAGTGAGGAcaaaccccctccccagccccctcagcccccctgGGAGTCCTGGCAGTACCTTCTCCCCCACAAACCACTTTCTGTCCCCCAGGAAGTTGGAGAAGAGCTTCAGCTTCCccgggagctgctccaggtaGCCCGGCTTGAGCTTCTCctgagggaggaaggaaggggtGAGGAcgggcagccccagcctgtcctgTCACCCTGGGGAGCACCCTGCCAGCATGGGGTCCCCAGGGTTGGACAGGTCCCCTGGCCTGCAGGACACTCACAAAGTCAGGGTTGTAGCAGATCATGACCAGGCTCATGCGGAAATCCATGATCTGGTTCTCCAGCATGTCCACACGCAGGATCTCCTCCTCTGTCTCACCACCTGCACGGGCTGATGTCAGTGCTGGGGGCACAAACccccctgagcccagccctgctcccccaaaccccctgagcccatccctgctcccccaaaccccctgagcCCAGTCCtgctcccccaaaccccctg from Poecile atricapillus isolate bPoeAtr1 chromosome 23, bPoeAtr1.hap1, whole genome shotgun sequence includes the following:
- the LOC131587693 gene encoding LOW QUALITY PROTEIN: glutathione S-transferase Mu 3-like (The sequence of the model RefSeq protein was modified relative to this genomic sequence to represent the inferred CDS: inserted 1 base in 1 codon), encoding MAVLGYWDIRGLAHAIRLLLEYTETPYEDKLYSCGKAPDYDKSQWINEKEKLGLDFPNLPYFIDGPTKLXQSNAILRYIARKHNMCGETEEEILRVDMLENQIMDFRMSLVMICYNPDFEKLKPGYLEQLPGKLKLFSNFLGDRKWFVGEKVTFVDFLMFDVLDQNRIFEPKCLEPFKNLKDFMERFGALEKVAAYMKSSRFQKMPINNKMAKWGNKKL
- the EPS8L3 gene encoding epidermal growth factor receptor kinase substrate 8-like protein 3; amino-acid sequence: MGDPFGGWSPSRSEYDDRTPPRHSSSFVRLAGKSIYNQRKEYGHTLLRLHNDFQHHVEHLLTMPLERDLRSAQDCLGRLKELEEQGRVWGQDVILAVKEQELVLSDVESKEELEAFPLGSVQGCSSGLDNTVLAVSVQERNPPRTSVLLFQCERLGAETLKSSLEKVLRQRKEEQSDHYGHSPDTPPSPAPPYPAPERWAEPPQPDPQEPPQRRLLSSEYLSPGAPDPPQMPRSRPPGQAVAEVERDVEILNHVLGDLELFMGRLKTALSSASTKKKRKKPALPPKDGYTDFFQKVKYALNLMGRTHRDVTEPDPPELLRLIFSALSFVLAHCPSPGLAPGVESPLLLPEALQFLEENLSDDDYGVWKSLGTAWNKSRAEYPNSALVPAYTPAFSDGWLPPVMEQERHEDLQDTAPPASVSPTLLRHPSLSLSPAQSPATGWRDNPSRVSPLPAQGLARALYDFQARNSQELSVRKGDTLQVLDQQRKWWLVQDERGDRGHVPGNILEPLPEPGYSPRQDSPPTLRLSSSPAEVTAWLTDKGFSRITVRTLGVLRGHELLQMSPAELRGVCPEEWRRVLFKLSPIRTSLGVRDPRPMSGLPIAPRD